A stretch of Pygocentrus nattereri isolate fPygNat1 chromosome 8, fPygNat1.pri, whole genome shotgun sequence DNA encodes these proteins:
- the LOC108424160 gene encoding lysozyme g-like: MASTYGDVTKIQTTGASEKTARQDKLTVKGVEASYKLAENDLKRMDQYKSIITKVGRAKQIDPALIAGIISRESRAGAALDNGWGDHGKGFGLMQVDKGSHAPKGAWNSEEHLSQGTDILVELIKAIQRKFPTWPKEHQLKGGIAAYNFGPGNVRTYERMDIGTPGDDYSSDVVARAQWYKRHGY; this comes from the exons ATGG CTTCCACTTATGGAGATGTCACAAAGATTCAAACGACTGGAGCATCTGAGAAAACGGCTCGCCAAGACAAACTCACAGTAAAGG GTGTGGAAGCCTCATACAAGTTGGCTGAGAATGATCTGAAGAGAATGGACCAGTACAAGAGCATCATCACCAAAGTTGGGAGAGCTAAGCAGATAGATCCAGCTTTGATTGCAGGAATCATATCCAGAGAGTCAAGGGCTGGAGCTGCTCTTGACAATGGCTGGGGTGACCATGGCAAAGGCTTTGGACTCATGCAG GTTGACAAGGGCAGCCATGCTCCAAAAGGTGCCTGGAACAGCGAGGAACATCTTTCTCAGGGAACTGACATTTTGGTTGAATTAATCAAAGCAATTCAACGAAAATTCCCCACTTGGCCCAAGGAACACCAGCTGAAAG GAGGAATAGCAGCCTACAACTTTGGCCCAGGGAATGTTCGCACATATGAGCGGATGGACATCGGGACCCCAGGGGATGattacagcagtgatgtggtAGCCAGGGCCCAGTGGTACAAACGCCATGGCTACTGA